The Corticium candelabrum chromosome 17, ooCorCand1.1, whole genome shotgun sequence genome has a segment encoding these proteins:
- the LOC134193547 gene encoding pulmonary surfactant-associated protein D-like has product MLKFLLVVCALFQQAVSNSDQTGDASIQSCIGEKGEKGDYGLPGIRGLRGHKGGLGAAGPKGDSGASGPAGPPGAQVSSLVTLIFAQLR; this is encoded by the exons ATGCTCAAGTTCTTGCTTGTCGTTTGTGCTCTATTTCAGCAAGCTGTTAGCAACAGCGACCAGACAGGAGATGCATCAATCCAAAGTTGCATTGGAGAGAAAGGTGAAAAG GGTGACTACGGTCTTCCTGGAATACGGGGGTTAAGA GGTCACAAAGGCGGATTGGGAGCAGCCGGTCCCAAA GGAGACAGTGGAGCATCTGGTCCTGCTGGACCTCCTGGTGCTCAGGTGAGTAGTTTGGTTACATTAATATTTGCACAACTGAGATAA
- the LOC134193509 gene encoding uncharacterized protein LOC134193509, producing MYVILLSRAASLTFISSLIKTFRYLFGFALGQLILRHSDNLSKTLRSPKLSAAEGQRIALMTVATLHVLRDDTQFDLFWKSLQETRTKLDVDDPVLPRKRKVPRRYEEGSAEPEFFDVCKQFYCQQYYEAPDLIVNAIQARFDQPGFKMYRKWQDLLLKAVKGDDYRECLNHVTLLYHDDLDAQQLQLHLEILQANCGLVDKTSVTVCDIRDYILSLSPYEKDLMSEVVTVFKLIMVLPSTNAVSERSFSALKRLKTYLRSTMKQDRLNHLLFLHVHKDRTDSLSLTHVAEQFVSSSEHRLSVFGRFS from the coding sequence ATGTATGTGATCCTGCTATCAAGGGCCGCATCATTGACGTTCATTtccagtttaattaaaacgtTCCGATATTTGTTTGGGTTTGCTTTGGGACAACTAATTCTGAGGCATAGTGATAACTTGAGCAAGACCCTACGATCACCCAAGTTGTCTGCTGCTGAGGGTCAACGGATAGCTTTGATGACTGTTGCAACTCTGCACGTGCTCAGGGACGACACACAGTTCGATCTTTTCTGGAAGAGTCTTCAAGAGACAAGGACTAAATTAGATGTTGATGACCCTGTCCTGCCCAGAAAGAGGAAAGTTCCAAGGCGATATGAGGAGGGCAGTGCTGAACCTGAGTTTTTCGATGTTTGCAAGCAATTTTATTGCCAGCAATATTACGAAGCACCCGATTTAATTGTGAATGCTATTCAAGCCAGGTTTGATCAACCCGGATTCAAAATGTACCGCAAATGGCAGGACCTTTTGCTAAAGGCTGTCAAGGGTGACGATTATAGGGAATGCCTCAACCATGTCACTTTATTGTATCATGACGATTTAGATGCCCAACAACTGCAGCTTCATCTTGAAATTTTGCAAGCCAACTGTGGTCTCGTAGACAAGActtctgtgacagtgtgtgacaTTAGGGACTACATCTTGAGTTTATCTCCTTACGAAAAGGATTTGATGTCGGAAGTAGTCACCGTATTTAAACTCATTATGGTCCTGCCATCTACCAACGCCGTCAGTGAGAGGTCATTTAGTGCCCTCAAGAGATTGAAAACGTACCTTAGGAGTACAATGAAGCAGGATAGGTTAAATCACCTACTCTTTCTGCATGTACACAAGGATCGTACTGATTCGCTGTCGCTGACACATGTAGCCGAACAGTTTGTCAGTAGTTCTGAACATCGATTATCAGTATTTGGACGATTCTCGTAG
- the LOC134193510 gene encoding uncharacterized protein K02A2.6-like: MATNRDSERRPIETLDITGPAHIVAERWRKWKRSFQYYIEGQGITDHSRQRSLLLHYAGTAVQDIHESLTEAAVTDDNTAFSRTVDALDTYFQCAPNTPYERHTFRQMRQNDDESVDQFASRLRMQAKHCNFQDADDQLRDQLIEHIRDARLRRKLLETVDIQLRDVLKTARVWESVDQQARGMQHALTPAAVTNASGKKPDDIAAVRYRRQLPKGQAKTHSDAPACTHCGRSGHYARSEACPARGKTCNKCHKRNHFASQCRSQGVSASSSGSPQRRGTNHASDRRQKHRPPARRSDRAHQVTASSQPDSGEDEDESFAFTIGDYDGQMSKQLSTSTPTTMISLNGVTTQALIDSGASCNIMGDDLFHKLCSQGLNVTLRVTSKTLYAYASRQPLDVVGQFTANATIHGRTTPTEFVVIRSKGQLLLGRKSAQQFGVLRLKPERPHTAHTVNTSGDQFRVDIEQRYPQLFHGVGKLDGYQAHIHIDPQVRPVAQKPRRIPFALRKPVSDRLEELLTKDIIEKVDGPTSWVSPVVVAPKASGEIRLCVDMRRANEAIIRERYPIPTVDEILQALNGSTVFSKLDLRWGFHQVELDEASRDITTFAVNDGLYRYKRMMFGITSAPEKYQHIVSQLLTDCPGALNIADDLIVYGPDQGTHDANLFRVLDRLRECGLTLNLQKCWFRRTKVEFYGLQLSGQGVEPSKDKIQAIIDAPRPSTAAELRSFLGIVGFSARFLPDLSTTAEPLRRITHRNNSFTWTDEQERAFTKLKKQLAKATALAYFDHTARTQVIADASPVGLGAVLVQQQPNGSSRAICYASRTLTSVERRYSQTEKEALGLVWACERFHQYLYGTTFDLVTDHKPLQVIYSQSSKPSARIERWVLRLQAYTFKVKYVTRPNNIADALSRLPTTRIDDAVDTGDTEESVHIVTQCTAPCAIAIKDIETASASDDELQTIRRCISTNDWTHLPHKFMPVRHELTAIGQVVLRGTRIVPPSCYRDRILELAHEGHQGIVKTKERLRTKVWWPGIDRQAEMTCKTCISCQAVSQPLPPAPVKSTALPQGPWEDLATDLLGPLPTGETLLVTVDYYSRYFEVDILRSTTAQSVINRLNVHFARYGIPRSIRTDNGPQFIASEFTAFLNELGIQHRRNTPLWPRANGEVERQNRTLLKAIKVANLEQKPWRVELQRFLLAYRSTPHSTTGVSPAELLFRRPMRSKLPAITDTVSDDVSVRDRDSARKQTTKDYADQSSRALDHPVTEGDRVLVRNTTPANKLSPTFLPDPYTVVSRHGDQLVLESPGKVKVKRNVQLTKPVCERKERDEDVEISAGSSESANTDSNTQADTGDQAAATTPTQDMSEPETQQSERPKRTIVPPARFKSFVTSFR, from the coding sequence ATGGCTACGAACAGGGACTCAGAGCGCCGACCTATCGAAACTCTCGATATCACAGGCCCCGCACACATTGTTGCAGAACGATGGCGGAAGTGGAAGAGGAGCTTCCAATATTACATAGAAGGTCAAGGCATCACCGATCACTCTCGTCAACGCAGTCTCCTGTTACACTACGCAGGTACAGCTGTGCAGGACATACACGAGAGCCTCACAGAAGCCGCAGTTACAGACGATAATACGGCATTTTCTCGTACTGTGGATGCCCTTGACACATATTTCCAGTGCGCGCCCAACACGCCCTACGAGCGCCATACCTTTCGTCAGATGAGACAGAACGATGATGAGTCAGTAGACCAGTTTGCGTCCCGTCTCCGCATGCAGGCAAAACACTGCAATTTTCAAGATGCAGACGACCAACTTCGAGATCAGCTGATCGAACACATCCGTGATGCTCGACTCCGCCGCAAATTACTTGAAACTGTCGATATACAACTGCGAGACGTCTTGAAGACAGCACGTGTTTGGGAGTCAGTTGACCAACAAGCAAGAGGAATGCAGCACGCTCTCACACCTGCCGCCGTAACCAATGCCAGTGGAAAAAAGCCAGACGACATTGCAGCTGTCCGATACCGCAGACAATTGCCAAAAGGTCAAGCAAAAACCCACAGCGACGCCCCAGCATGCACACATTGTGGTCGATCAGGACACTATGCACGCTCTGAAGCTTGTCCAGCACGTGGGAAGACTTGTAACAAGTGTCACAAGCGCAACCACTTTGCGTCACAGTGCCGCAGTCAAGGAGTTTCCGCGTCATCTTCGGGCTCACCGCAACGTCGCGGTACCAACCACGCCTCCGACcgcagacagaaacacagaccaCCTGCTCGCCGCAGTGACCGCGCTCATCAAGTCACCGCATCTTCCCAACCGGATTCTGGAGAAGATGAGGATGAGTCATTCGCCTTTACGATTGGTGATTACGACGGCCAAATGTCAAAGCAGCTGTCAACTTCAACACCAACAACCATGATTAGTTTGAACGGCGTTACCACACAAGCACTAATCGACTCTGGAGCTTCTTGCAATATTATGGGTGACGATCTCTTTCACAAACTCTGTTCACAAGGCCTGAACGTAACGCTACGAGTAACGAGCAAGACGCTGTACGCTTACGCCTCACGTCAACCACTTGACGTCGTTGGTCAGTTCACGGCCAACGCTACGATACACGGAAGAACAACGCCCACCGAATTTGTGGTAATTCGGTCGAAGGGGCAGCTTCTCCTCGGCAGGAAATCAGCTCAACAGTTTGGAGTACTGCGGTTGAAACCTGAGCGACCGCACACCGCACACACGGTCAACACGTCTGGTGATCAGTTCCGGGTCGACATCGAACAGCGATACCCGCAGCTCTTTCACGGTGTCGGCAAGTTGGATGGCTACCAAGCGCATATTCACATTGATCCGCAGGTCAGACCAGTCGCACAAAAGCCACGACGGATTCCTTTCGCACTTAGAAAGCCTGTTTCGGACAGATTGGAAGAACTCCTTACGAAGGACATTATCGAGAAAGTCGACGGTCCTACGTCATGGGTTAGTCCAGTTGTCGTCGCGCCGAAGGCGTCCGGAGAAATACGCCTATGTGTTGACATGCGCCGTGCGAACGAGGCAATTATCCGTGAACGTTACCCAATTCCAACGGTTGATGAAATTCTACAAGCACTGAACGGCAGCACTGTCTTTTCAAAGCTTGATCTTCGATGGGGATTTCACCAGGTCGAGCTTGACGAGGCGTCACGTGATATCACTACATTCGCTGTCAACGACGGTCTCTACCGCTACAAACGCATGATGTTTGGCATCACATCGGCGCCAGAGAAGTACCAACACATTGTTAGCCAACTTTTGACCGATTGTCCGGGTGCACTGAATATTGCGGACGATCTCATTGTCTACGGGCCAGACCAAGGGACACATGACGCTAACCTGTTCCGAGTACTCGATCGCCTTCGAGAATGTGGTCTCACCCTCAACCTACAGAAGTGTTGGTTTCGCAGAACTAAAGTCGAGTTTTATGGCCTACAGCTGTCAGGACAGGGAGTAGAGCCATCCAAGGACAAAATTCAGGCAATCATCGATGCGCCACGCCCAAGTACCGCAGCAGAACTACGCAGCTTTCTTGGGATCGTGGGATTCAGCGCTCGATTCCTACCCGACCTCTCCACGACTGCAGAGCCTCTACGCCGaatcacacacagaaacaattcCTTCACGTGGACCGACGAGCAAGAGCGAGCTTTCACgaaactaaagaaacagcTTGCTAAAGCCACCGCACTCGCGTACTTCGACCACACTGCACGTACACAGGTCATCGCAGACGCCAGCCCTGTTGGTCTCGGAGCAGTTCTCGTACAACAACAACCTAACGGTTCGTCTCGTGCAATCTGCTATGCCAGCCGCACGCTCACCAGTGTCGAACGCCGCTACAGTCAGACGGAGAAGGAAGCTTTAGGTCTTGTTTGGGCTTGTGAACGTTTTCACCAGTACCTGTACGGCACAACTTTTGACCTTGTCACCGATCACAAACCTCTCCAAGTGATATACTCTCAATCGTCAAAGCCATCTGCACGCATCGAACGATGGGTTCTTCGACTCCAGGCGTACACTTTCAAAGTAAAGTACGTCACCAGACCAAACAACATTGCTGACGCCTTGTCACGTTTACCGACCACCAGGATCGACGACGCAGTGGACACAGGTGATACTGAAGAGTCAGTCCACATAGTTACGCAGTGTACCGCTCCGTGTGCTATAGCAATAAAGGACATTGAAACCGCTTCAGCTAGTGATGATGAGCTACAGACCATCCGCCGATGCATAAGCACCAACGACTGGACACATCTCCCTCACAAGTTCATGCCGGTTCGCCACGAACTTACAGCTATCGGTCAAGTCGTTCTTCGCGGTACCAGGATAGTACCTCCTTCATGCTACCGTGACCGCATCCTGGAGTTAGCTCATGAAGGCCATCAAGGAATAGTAAAGACGAAGGAACGCCTCCGCACTAAAGTATGGTGGCCTGGTATCGACCGACAAGCGGAAATGACGTGTAAAACTTGTATCAGTTGTCAAGCCGTCAGTCAGCCGCTTCCTCCAGCTCCAGTCAAATCAACGGCACTACCACAAGGACCGTGGGAAGACCTAGCCACAGATTTGCTGGGACCTCTACCGACAGGAGAAACGCTACTCGTCACCGTAGACTACTACAGCCGCTACTTCGAGGTTGACATTCTACGGTCTACTACCGCGCAGTCCGTCATCAACCGTCTCAATGTTCATTTTGCACGGTACGGTATCCCGCGAAGCATTCGCACCGACAACGGACCGCAGTTCATTGCTTCCGAGTTCACTGCTTTCCTCAACGAGCTAGGAATCCAGCATCGCCGGAACACACCTCTTTGGCCACGGGCAAATGGAGAAGTAGAACGACAGAACCGTACTCTGTTGAAGGCCATCAAGGTCGCGAATCTTGAACAGAAACCATGGCGAGTGGAGTTACAAAGATTTCTACTAGCCTACCGGTCTACACCTCATTCAACAACAGGTGTCAGTCCCGCCGAGCTACTCTTTCGCCGTCCAATGCGCAGCAAGCTACCCGCTATCACGGATACGGTAAGTGATGACGTATCTGTTCGTGATCGTGACTCTGCACGTAAGCAAACCACGAAAGATTATGCTGACCAGTCGAGTCGTGCCCTGGACCATCCTGTCACAGAGGGAGACAGAGTTCTTGTCAGAAATACGACTCCTGCGAATAAGCTCAGTCCTACTTTCTTGCCGGATCCGTACACAGTTGTTTCTCGTCACGGGGATCAGCTTGTCCTCGAATCTCCGGGAAAAGTCAAGGTTAAACGCAACGTCCAGCTGACGAAGCCGGTATGCGAAAGGAAGGAAAGAGATGAGGACGTTGAGATATCAGCAGGCAGCAGTGAAAGTGCAAACACCGACAGCAACACCCAGGCAGATACTGGAGACCAAGCTGCAGCCACGACCCCGACACAAGACATGTCTGAGCCAGAGACACAACAATCAGAACGACCGAAGCGAACTATAGTCCCTCCTGCGCGATTTAAATCGTTTGTGACTTCGTTTCGTTAG